In Serinicoccus marinus DSM 15273, the genomic stretch CCTCGGTCCGGATCCGCGCGCCCCGCACCCGACACTGGGTCCAGGTGGTGTCGTCCAGCCTGCTGATCCTGGTCTGGTTCCCCGCCGTGATGGGCTGGACCGGCCTCTCCACCTCGATGCGGGTCGTCGCTGGAGCCCTCCTCGTGCTGGTGCTCGTGATGCTGGCCACGCTCCTGCGCGGCGACGACGACGTCACCGCTGACGCGGAGGGCCTGCACCGCGGCCTCCTCCAGGGTCCGCGCCTCATCCTCTGGACCCGGGTGACAGAGGTCCGGCCGGCTCCCGGCCGCCAGGACCGGATCGTCTTCCGCGGCGAGGACCGGCGGACGCTCGCCACCGGCCTCATGCCCGGCCAGCGCGAGGTCGACCAGCTACATACCTGGCACCGCGCCGCTCTCGAACAGGCCCGTCCCGGCGACGCGCCCGACGAGAACGGCTCAGGCGTTCACGTGAACGACTGAGCCGGTCGCGACCGGCGAGTCGCCGGCCCTGCCCGACCGGCCCGTAGGCTCGACCGGGTGAGTCCCCGACCCCCACCGCAGGACCCCCGCGGGGACGCCACCCCGCGCGCCACCCCCCGAGCCGACACCCCGAGCGACGCCGCCCCCGCCGCCCTGGCCCCGTGGGTCGCGGCCGTCGTCACCTTCGGCTCCTCGGCGGCCGTCCTGGTCCTGGAGATCACGGCGCTGCGGCTCATCGCGCCCTACGTCGGGATCACCCTGGAGACCAACACCGCGGTCATCGGCCTGGCGCTGGCGGCGATCGCCTTCGGCGCCTGGGCCGGGGGCGCGAGCGCCGACCGCACCTCACCACGCGGTCTCATCGGCCCGCTGCTCGTGCTCGGCGGCGCGTTGACGCTGACGATCAGCCCGGCGGTCCGCTGGGTCACCGCGTTCACCCCGCCCGAGCAGTCGGCGAGCATGGCGATCCTGCTCGCGGCGGTCACCGTCTTCGCCCCTGCCGCGGTGCTCTCCGCGATCCCGCCGATGGTGGTGAAGCTGCAGCTCGGCGCGCTCACCGAGACCGGCTCGGTCGTCGGCCGCCTCTCCGCCATCGGCACCCTTGGTGCGATCGCGGCCACCTTCGTCACCGGATTCGTCCTCGTCGCGCTGCTGCGCACGAGCGTCATCCTGCTGGCCACCGGTCTGGTGCTCATGGCCGCCGGCTTCGCTCTCGTCGTCACCGCCCGGCGCGGCGGGGTCGAGCCCGGCGTCGGCACGGCTGGCGCTCTCACGGTCGCGATCGTCGGCGCCGGCCTGGGGCTCATCGCGCCGGACCCGTGCCAGGTCGAGACCCGCTACCACTGCGCCTCGGTCGTCGCCGATCCCGACCGCGAGGGCGGCCGCACCCTGGTGCTCGACACGCTGCGGCACAGCTACGTCGACCTGGACGACCCGGCATACCTCGAGTTCGCGTATGTCCGCACGCTCGCGGGCGCGCTCGACACCTGGGCGCCCGCGGACGAGCGCCTCGACGTGCTGCACGTCGGCGGCGGCGCGATGACGCTGCCGCGCTACCAGGTGGCCTACCGCGAGGCCGGGGCCAACTCGGTCGTCGAGATCGACCCGGGCGTCGTCGAGCTGGTGCGCGAGCGGCTGCCGCTGCCGGACTCCGACCGCCTCACCGTCGACGTCCAGGACGGCCGGGTCGCGGTCGCCGGGCTCGCGACCGACAGCTACGACGTCTATGTCGGCGACGCCTTCGGCGGGGTCGCCGCGCCGTGGCACCTCGCGACGGCCGAGACCTTTGCCGACGTCGAGCGCGTGCTGCGGCCGGACGGGCTCGTCGCGCTCAACATCATCGACTACCAGGAGCTGGGCTTCCTCGCCGCCGAGGTCGCGACGCTGCGCACCCTCTTCGACCACGTCGAGGTGCTCACGCACGACGACCGGCCGGTGCCGGGCGGCAACTTCGTCGTGCTCGCCTCGGACACCCCGCTCGACCCGGCGGCGGTGGAGGCGGCGACCGACGAGCACGGTGGGGGTATGCGCGCGCTCACCCCGGAGCGGGTCGACGAGCTCGCAGAGGGGGCCGAGGTGCTCACCGACGACCACGCGCCGGTCGACCAGCTCTTCACCGGCCGCTCCTGACCGTGACCGCTCAGACCGTCGCGGGCTCGGGCTCGTCCTCCCGGTGCCGGCCAGCGTGATCGACCCGCCGCGGCCACCAGAACCGCTCGCCGAGCACCCGCACGATCGCCGGCACCAGGACCGTGCGCACCACCAGGGTGTCGAGCAGCACGCCGATGCAGATGACCACACCGATCTGCGCGAGCACGACGAGCGGCAGCACCCCGAGCACCGCGAAGACCGCGGCGAGCAGGATGCCGGCGCTGGTGATGACGCCACCGGTCGCGCCCAGCGCCCGCAGCACCCCGTCGCGGGTGCCGTGCTCGCGGGCCTCCTCCAGCGTGCGGGTGATGAGGAAGATGTTGTAGTCCACGCCCAGCGCGACGAGGAAGAGGAAGGCCAGCAACGGCATACCGGCATCGATGGCACCGAAGCCGAGGACGCCGGTGAACAGCCACCACGAGACACCCAGGGCCGCGCAGAACGTCGCCACGACCGAGGTCACGAGGATGACCGGCGCGAGCAGCGAGCGCAGCAGGCCGACGAGGGTGAGCAGCACCAGCGCCAGGACCAACGGCATGACCACGAGACGGTCCCGCACGTTGCCCTCCTCCTCGTCGAGCGCGGTGGCGTCACCGCCGGTCACGTGGGTGTCGGCATACCCCTCGACCGCGGCGCGCACCTCGCCGACCGCCGCCTGCGCCTCGTCGCTGCCCGGCTCGGCCTGGAGGACGACCTGCACCTGGCCGATGCCGCCCTCCGGCTCGACCGGGGTCACCTGGGTGACGCCGTCGACGTCACCGACCGCGGCGGCCAGCTCGTCCACCTGCGCCTCGTCGCCCCGCGTGACGACGACGAGCGGGTCGGACGTGCCGGCGGGGAAGGACTCGCCGAGCCGCTCGGCGGCGGTGATCGCCTCCGGGGTCTCGAG encodes the following:
- a CDS encoding fused MFS/spermidine synthase, with the translated sequence MSPRPPPQDPRGDATPRATPRADTPSDAAPAALAPWVAAVVTFGSSAAVLVLEITALRLIAPYVGITLETNTAVIGLALAAIAFGAWAGGASADRTSPRGLIGPLLVLGGALTLTISPAVRWVTAFTPPEQSASMAILLAAVTVFAPAAVLSAIPPMVVKLQLGALTETGSVVGRLSAIGTLGAIAATFVTGFVLVALLRTSVILLATGLVLMAAGFALVVTARRGGVEPGVGTAGALTVAIVGAGLGLIAPDPCQVETRYHCASVVADPDREGGRTLVLDTLRHSYVDLDDPAYLEFAYVRTLAGALDTWAPADERLDVLHVGGGAMTLPRYQVAYREAGANSVVEIDPGVVELVRERLPLPDSDRLTVDVQDGRVAVAGLATDSYDVYVGDAFGGVAAPWHLATAETFADVERVLRPDGLVALNIIDYQELGFLAAEVATLRTLFDHVEVLTHDDRPVPGGNFVVLASDTPLDPAAVEAATDEHGGGMRALTPERVDELAEGAEVLTDDHAPVDQLFTGRS
- a CDS encoding MMPL family transporter, whose protein sequence is MTAQVTGPAAIEADLASVFDGANVTLLAVTAGVVALLLIVTYRSPILWVVPLLVVGVADQAAASAATHVLKAVGIPWDESTIGILSVLVFGAGTNYALLLISRYRDELRTHSSRHEAMALALRRASEAILASASTVVVGVLCLLLSAFPSTRGLGLACAVGVLVAMAFVLLVLPGALVLFGRWIFWPQVPREGQAVLADSRSLWRRIGDAVAAAPTAYIAGTLVLLAAMALGLTQLRSGLAPEDQFLETPEAITAAERLGESFPAGTSDPLVVVTRGDEAQVDELAAAVGDVDGVTQVTPVEPEGGIGQVQVVLQAEPGSDEAQAAVGEVRAAVEGYADTHVTGGDATALDEEEGNVRDRLVVMPLVLALVLLTLVGLLRSLLAPVILVTSVVATFCAALGVSWWLFTGVLGFGAIDAGMPLLAFLFLVALGVDYNIFLITRTLEEAREHGTRDGVLRALGATGGVITSAGILLAAVFAVLGVLPLVVLAQIGVVICIGVLLDTLVVRTVLVPAIVRVLGERFWWPRRVDHAGRHREDEPEPATV